The proteins below come from a single Streptomyces sp. M92 genomic window:
- a CDS encoding DUF732 domain-containing protein: protein MRKRAAVAVAGLVAVAGVVTAAVYGGYGGEGDGGDTQSVESRTVGGGERHVIPSPEAGQRELLLSDLAALDPTVTADEDAAVENARWLCVDIRQGRPEDEVRDAAAQRFRVTWEQSAQVLDAIRGTFC from the coding sequence ATGAGGAAGCGGGCGGCGGTCGCCGTGGCGGGGCTGGTGGCGGTGGCCGGGGTGGTCACGGCCGCGGTGTACGGCGGGTACGGCGGCGAGGGCGACGGGGGCGACACCCAGAGCGTGGAGTCCCGGACGGTCGGCGGCGGGGAGCGGCACGTGATCCCGTCGCCCGAGGCCGGTCAGCGGGAGCTGCTGCTGAGCGACCTGGCGGCCCTCGACCCGACCGTCACCGCCGACGAGGACGCGGCCGTCGAGAACGCCCGGTGGCTGTGCGTCGACATCCGGCAGGGACGGCCCGAGGACGAGGTGCGGGACGCGGCGGCCCAGCGGTTCCGGGTGACCTGGGAGCAGAGCGCACAGGTCCTGGACGCGATCAGGGGCACGTTCTGCTGA
- a CDS encoding twin-arginine translocase TatA/TatE family subunit has translation MFGLSEVAIILIVVIAVLAAKKLPELTRSAGKSARILKAEARAMKDEERTPAEDRGEPRVIRGETVERGETDGATGGRGGGAQG, from the coding sequence GTGTTCGGACTGAGCGAAGTCGCGATCATCCTCATCGTCGTCATAGCCGTCCTCGCCGCCAAGAAGCTCCCCGAGCTGACCCGCTCGGCGGGCAAGTCGGCGCGCATCCTCAAGGCCGAGGCCCGCGCGATGAAGGACGAGGAGCGGACACCGGCCGAGGACCGCGGGGAGCCGCGCGTGATCCGCGGCGAGACGGTCGAGCGCGGGGAGACCGACGGCGCCACCGGCGGCCGGGGCGGCGGCGCCCAGGGCTGA
- a CDS encoding sporulation protein, translating into MVFKRLLGSLGVGGPTVDTVLDPGAARPGGTLSGRVELVGGTADHDVEHVALELVARVETEHGEHGEGEGVVAFDRHTVGGSFRLAAGARHEVPFSVPLPWETPVTELHGQPLGIVLGVRTELAVAGARDKGDLDPLTVAPLPAQEAVLEAFGQLGFGFRSADLEYGRIGGTGQQLPFYQEIELTPPERYAHQVNEIELTFLAVPGALEVVLEADKRGGPFADGHDALSRFTVPHEGPSGPQDWSALVEGWVQELVEHRASYGSHAVYGHESGLAGGAAVAAGAAGLAVGVAGGMVAAEVVDEVGDFFEGDDEGEGGGEDEGEED; encoded by the coding sequence ATGGTGTTCAAGCGGCTGCTCGGTTCCCTCGGCGTGGGCGGACCCACGGTGGACACGGTCCTCGATCCGGGCGCCGCCCGGCCGGGGGGCACGCTGTCCGGCCGGGTCGAGCTCGTCGGCGGCACCGCCGACCACGACGTCGAGCACGTCGCGCTGGAGCTGGTGGCCCGCGTCGAGACCGAGCACGGCGAGCACGGGGAGGGCGAGGGCGTGGTCGCCTTCGACCGGCACACCGTCGGCGGTTCCTTCCGGCTGGCCGCGGGCGCGCGGCACGAGGTGCCGTTCTCGGTGCCGCTGCCCTGGGAGACGCCGGTGACCGAGCTGCACGGGCAGCCGCTGGGGATCGTGCTCGGGGTGCGCACCGAGCTGGCGGTGGCCGGCGCCCGGGACAAGGGCGACCTGGACCCGCTGACCGTGGCGCCGCTGCCCGCCCAGGAGGCGGTACTGGAGGCCTTCGGGCAGCTCGGCTTCGGCTTCCGCTCCGCCGACCTGGAGTACGGCCGCATCGGCGGCACCGGGCAGCAGCTGCCCTTCTACCAGGAGATCGAGCTCACCCCGCCCGAGCGGTACGCCCACCAGGTCAACGAGATCGAGCTGACCTTCCTGGCCGTGCCCGGCGCGCTCGAGGTGGTGCTGGAGGCGGACAAGCGCGGCGGCCCGTTCGCCGACGGCCACGACGCCCTCAGCCGGTTCACGGTCCCGCACGAGGGGCCGTCCGGGCCGCAGGACTGGAGCGCCCTCGTCGAGGGCTGGGTACAGGAGCTGGTGGAGCACCGGGCGTCGTACGGCTCCCACGCCGTGTACGGGCACGAGTCCGGGCTCGCGGGCGGCGCGGCGGTGGCGGCGGGCGCGGCCGGGCTCGCGGTGGGGGTCGCGGGCGGGATGGTGGCCGCCGAGGTCGTCGACGAGGTGGGTGACTTCTTCGAGGGCGACGACGAGGGCGAGGGCGGGGGTGAAGACGAGGGTGAGGAAGACTGA
- a CDS encoding hemolysin family protein, giving the protein MTEVLLLLLALLLTLACAVFVAAEFSLTTVERSDLERAAESGERGADGALKAVRSLTLQLSGAQLGITVTSLVIGMLAEPSVAVLLRGPLTAIGLGGAASTVATVLGVVVSTVVLMVVGELVPKNWAISRPLAVAKVVAAPQRGFTTAFGPFIRHLNNTANRFVRRFGLEPAEELASARSAEELVALAQHSAAEGALEADSAELFVRTLHLSELTAENVMTPRVDVKALEAHATAADAANLSHATGLSRFPVYRDSLDEVIGTVHIRDVLALEPDKRRATPVTELATAPLLVPDSLPADRLLERMRETRTMAVVIDEYGGTAGVATVEDIVEEVVGEVRDEHDPVEIPDLLPAPAEADGRAAWEADGSLRLDHLERIGLTAPEGPYETLAGLVATRLTRIPAKGDVIDLDGWRLDVLDVDHHRADRLRITAPAPVPSADREPEAAR; this is encoded by the coding sequence GTGACCGAGGTCCTGCTGCTCCTGCTGGCCCTCCTCCTCACCCTGGCCTGCGCCGTCTTCGTCGCGGCCGAGTTCTCCCTCACCACCGTCGAGCGCTCCGACCTGGAGCGTGCCGCCGAGTCCGGTGAGCGCGGCGCCGACGGCGCCCTGAAGGCCGTACGGTCCCTGACCCTCCAGCTCTCCGGGGCCCAGCTCGGCATCACCGTGACCTCCCTGGTCATCGGCATGCTGGCCGAGCCGTCGGTCGCCGTGCTGCTGCGCGGCCCGCTGACGGCGATCGGCCTGGGCGGTGCCGCCTCCACGGTGGCGACCGTGCTCGGCGTGGTCGTCTCCACCGTCGTCCTGATGGTCGTCGGCGAGCTGGTCCCCAAGAACTGGGCGATCTCCCGCCCGCTGGCCGTCGCCAAGGTCGTCGCCGCCCCGCAGCGCGGCTTCACCACCGCCTTCGGCCCCTTCATCCGGCACCTGAACAACACGGCCAACCGTTTCGTGCGCCGCTTCGGCCTGGAACCGGCCGAGGAGCTGGCGTCCGCCCGCAGCGCCGAGGAACTGGTCGCCCTGGCCCAGCACTCGGCCGCCGAGGGCGCCCTGGAGGCCGACTCGGCCGAGCTGTTCGTGCGCACCCTGCACCTGAGCGAGCTGACCGCGGAGAACGTCATGACCCCGCGCGTGGACGTCAAGGCCCTGGAGGCCCACGCCACCGCCGCCGACGCCGCGAACCTCTCGCACGCCACCGGCCTGTCCCGCTTCCCGGTCTACCGGGACAGCCTCGACGAGGTCATCGGCACCGTGCACATCCGCGACGTACTGGCCCTGGAGCCGGACAAGCGCCGGGCCACCCCCGTCACCGAGCTGGCCACCGCGCCGCTGCTGGTGCCGGACAGCCTGCCCGCCGACCGGCTCCTGGAGCGCATGCGCGAGACCCGCACCATGGCCGTCGTCATCGACGAGTACGGCGGCACGGCGGGCGTGGCCACGGTCGAGGACATCGTGGAGGAGGTCGTCGGCGAGGTCCGCGACGAGCACGACCCGGTCGAGATACCGGACCTGCTCCCCGCCCCCGCCGAGGCCGACGGCCGCGCGGCCTGGGAGGCCGACGGCTCACTGCGCCTGGACCACCTGGAGCGCATCGGCCTGACCGCGCCGGAGGGTCCCTACGAGACCCTGGCCGGCCTGGTCGCCACCCGGCTGACCCGCATCCCCGCCAAGGGGGACGTCATCGACCTGGACGGCTGGCGCCTGGACGTCCTCGACGTCGACCACCACCGCGCCGACCGCCTGCGGATCACCGCGCCCGCGCCGGTCCCGTCGGCCGACCGGGAGCCGGAGGCCGCCCGATGA
- a CDS encoding hemolysin family protein produces the protein MTVVQLFIGALTLLTNAFFVGAEFALISVRRSQIEPRAKTGDKRARMTLWGLEHISQMMATAQLGITVSSLVLGAVAEPAIAHLMEPVFEAVHMPHALVHPVAFAIALALATYLHMLIGEMIPKNIALAAPATTALVLGPPLVALTRALKPVVFGINAFANTLLKLLRVEPKDEVEAVFTDDQLARMVVDASEAGLLTPADGERLRDALELGTRPVGEILVPAQKMRTVGHTVTPAELERLAAEAGYSRFPVTGPGGTVLGYLHIKDTLGLTERDAPFPRSALHRVTRVRIDTPLDDTLTALRTDNSHLAAVTGETGAVLGFVTMEDVLTELVGPAPV, from the coding sequence ATGACCGTCGTACAGCTCTTCATCGGCGCCCTGACGCTGCTGACCAACGCCTTCTTCGTCGGTGCCGAGTTCGCCCTGATCTCGGTGCGCCGCAGCCAGATCGAGCCGCGCGCGAAGACGGGCGACAAGCGTGCCCGGATGACCCTGTGGGGCCTGGAACACATCTCCCAGATGATGGCCACGGCCCAGCTCGGCATCACGGTCTCCTCCCTGGTGCTCGGCGCCGTCGCGGAGCCGGCCATCGCCCACCTGATGGAGCCGGTGTTCGAGGCGGTCCACATGCCGCACGCGCTGGTCCACCCGGTCGCCTTCGCGATCGCCCTGGCCCTCGCCACGTATCTGCACATGCTGATCGGCGAGATGATCCCGAAGAACATCGCGCTGGCCGCCCCGGCGACCACCGCGCTGGTCCTCGGCCCGCCGCTGGTCGCCCTCACCCGGGCCCTGAAACCGGTCGTCTTCGGCATCAACGCCTTCGCCAACACGCTCCTCAAGCTGCTGCGGGTGGAGCCGAAGGACGAGGTCGAGGCCGTCTTCACCGACGACCAGCTGGCCCGCATGGTGGTGGACGCCAGCGAGGCCGGACTGCTCACCCCGGCCGACGGCGAGCGCCTGCGCGACGCGCTGGAGCTGGGTACCCGCCCGGTCGGCGAGATCCTGGTCCCGGCCCAGAAGATGCGCACGGTCGGCCACACGGTCACCCCGGCGGAGCTGGAGCGCCTGGCCGCCGAGGCGGGCTACTCCCGCTTCCCGGTCACCGGCCCCGGCGGCACGGTCCTCGGCTACCTGCACATCAAGGACACCCTGGGCCTGACCGAGCGCGACGCCCCCTTCCCGCGCTCGGCCCTGCACCGGGTCACCCGGGTCCGCATCGACACCCCGCTGGACGACACGCTCACCGCCCTGCGCACCGACAACAGCCACCTGGCCGCCGTCACCGGCGAGACGGGCGCGGTCCTGGGCTTCGTGACGATGGAGGACGTCCTGACGGAACTGGTGGGACCGGCGCCGGTGTAG
- a CDS encoding NADPH-dependent F420 reductase: MRIGLLGTGNVGRALARGWSAAGHDVLLGSRRPEERTDLGLPVAGLHETAEHADVLVNATPGNVSVELLRSIGAPALSGRVVIDVGVGLTDDYTELSHPNNSLAEQIQAAFPATPVVKTLCTMDSTAMTDPGGLAGPSTVFLSGDDAEAKRTTGRLLTDLGWPSSAQLDIGGITTARGQEHFALLFMGIAGGLGSHTFNIQVVPRAAA, from the coding sequence ATGCGTATAGGACTCCTTGGTACCGGTAACGTCGGCCGGGCACTGGCCCGCGGCTGGAGCGCGGCGGGTCACGACGTACTCCTCGGTTCCCGCCGCCCCGAAGAGCGAACGGATCTCGGTCTCCCCGTGGCCGGCCTGCACGAGACGGCCGAGCACGCGGACGTACTGGTCAATGCGACGCCCGGGAACGTCTCCGTGGAACTGCTGCGTTCCATCGGGGCACCGGCACTGTCCGGCCGCGTCGTGATCGACGTCGGAGTGGGCCTCACCGACGACTACACCGAGCTCTCCCACCCCAACAACAGCCTGGCGGAGCAGATCCAGGCGGCCTTCCCCGCGACGCCCGTCGTCAAGACCCTGTGCACGATGGATTCCACCGCGATGACCGACCCGGGGGGCCTTGCGGGCCCCTCCACGGTCTTCCTCTCCGGCGACGACGCCGAGGCCAAACGGACCACCGGTCGCCTGCTCACGGACCTCGGCTGGCCCTCGTCCGCGCAGCTCGACATCGGCGGCATCACCACCGCGCGCGGGCAGGAGCACTTCGCCCTGCTCTTCATGGGCATCGCGGGTGGCCTGGGCTCCCACACCTTCAACATCCAGGTGGTCCCGCGAGCCGCCGCCTGA
- a CDS encoding Tat pathway signal sequence domain protein, with the protein MRRTILSAVALACTAVLAGTAPAFADDPTPAPSAPVTATPSPTTAPSAAPTPSVSVPAPAAEPSEAPADGQVSVVPEGGADTGTAVPSSSGSDAGLIGAGAGAGLLAGGAVLFVVRRRRAATGA; encoded by the coding sequence ATGCGCCGCACCATCCTCAGCGCCGTGGCCCTGGCCTGCACCGCCGTACTGGCGGGCACCGCGCCCGCGTTCGCCGACGACCCCACCCCGGCCCCCTCCGCCCCGGTCACCGCGACCCCGAGCCCCACCACCGCACCGTCCGCGGCGCCGACGCCCTCCGTCAGCGTCCCGGCCCCCGCGGCCGAGCCGTCCGAGGCGCCGGCCGACGGCCAGGTGTCCGTCGTGCCCGAGGGCGGGGCCGACACCGGGACGGCGGTCCCGTCGTCCTCCGGGAGCGACGCCGGGCTGATCGGCGCGGGCGCCGGTGCCGGGCTCCTCGCGGGCGGCGCGGTCCTCTTCGTCGTACGCCGCCGGCGGGCGGCGACCGGGGCATGA
- a CDS encoding class F sortase, protein MTRRRSGRALVAAVLAAVLAGCGGQGSDAGGPGPGDGNDATARSAITTPAPAGKQVRPLARSEPVGLRIPDIGVDTPVMRLGLAADRTVEVPPVTDDDVAGWYRHSPTPGQVGPSVVLGHVTVGTHGDGVFSRLGQLRRGDLIEARREDGTAARFTVTEVRTVAKADFPTDDVYGDVDRPELRLITCGGPRSGDEYRDNVIVFAELSATTSGER, encoded by the coding sequence ATGACCCGGCGCCGCTCCGGGCGCGCCCTCGTCGCCGCCGTACTGGCCGCGGTCCTCGCGGGCTGCGGCGGTCAGGGGAGTGACGCGGGCGGTCCGGGACCCGGCGACGGGAACGACGCGACCGCCCGGTCCGCGATCACGACCCCCGCTCCGGCCGGGAAACAGGTGCGGCCGCTGGCGCGCTCGGAGCCGGTCGGCCTGCGCATCCCGGACATCGGCGTGGACACCCCGGTCATGCGGCTGGGGCTGGCGGCCGACCGCACGGTGGAGGTTCCGCCGGTCACGGACGACGACGTCGCGGGCTGGTACCGGCACTCGCCGACCCCGGGCCAGGTCGGACCGTCCGTCGTCCTCGGCCATGTCACCGTCGGCACCCACGGCGACGGCGTCTTCAGCCGGCTCGGGCAACTGCGCCGGGGCGACCTGATCGAGGCGCGCCGGGAGGACGGCACGGCGGCTCGGTTCACGGTCACCGAGGTACGGACGGTGGCGAAGGCGGACTTCCCGACCGACGACGTCTACGGAGACGTCGACCGCCCGGAGCTGCGGCTCATCACCTGCGGTGGGCCGCGCAGCGGCGACGAGTACCGGGACAACGTCATCGTCTTCGCCGAGCTGAGCGCGACCACGAGTGGAGAGCGTTGA
- a CDS encoding RNA polymerase sigma factor: MKRSRDRAASELFAALYPRLAGWCRRLVDDDGTAHEIASEAFTRLWARWTSVDEPRGFLYVTAANLVRDHWRKLERERRAVRRVTAEVAVRPHPEQADPSVRLLVQSLPERLRVPILLHYYADMPIREVSVLTGRKEGTVKADLHAARELLRGHLRRSVDHTP; encoded by the coding sequence TTGAAACGGTCCCGTGACAGGGCGGCGTCCGAGCTGTTCGCCGCCCTGTATCCGCGCCTCGCCGGCTGGTGCCGCCGGCTCGTCGACGACGACGGCACGGCCCACGAGATCGCCTCGGAGGCGTTCACCCGGCTCTGGGCCCGCTGGACGTCCGTGGACGAACCCCGGGGCTTCCTCTACGTCACCGCCGCCAACCTCGTCCGCGACCACTGGCGCAAGCTGGAGCGCGAGCGCCGGGCGGTGCGCCGGGTCACGGCCGAGGTCGCCGTACGCCCGCACCCCGAGCAGGCCGACCCCTCGGTGCGGCTGCTCGTACAGTCCTTGCCGGAGCGGCTGCGCGTGCCGATCCTGCTGCACTACTACGCCGACATGCCGATCCGGGAGGTGTCCGTGCTGACCGGGCGCAAGGAGGGGACCGTCAAGGCCGACCTGCACGCGGCCCGTGAACTGCTCCGCGGCCACCTGAGGAGAAGCGTTGACCACACGCCTTGA